In Candidatus Defluviibacterium haderslevense, the following are encoded in one genomic region:
- a CDS encoding carboxypeptidase regulatory-like domain-containing protein: MNKNILLVGLLILLGISCRKTYEDISIINNPDPPKVEIETNIIGLVQDQYGQAVLNAKVSIGNTITLTDKNGYFRFQKVYISKDQDFLKIESPNYFVSYQSLEGLPGDLSFTRCILEERIFTNKFSSDADAIYTYNHLYEVYIPADALMKSDGSLFHGTYKVAPKYKDSSITRELQSGVIALDEKNSKKLLHIQHHLGIEVRSIETGEPLYFSKSIQVKYNINTSHLSPLVQSYSFNTNESKWKYNGQVTMEPNQLSIITNNPEQMAIGVSYLYTTCEGMAMFNKNNGMSFSRIANTLNGQSIHVTRIQYSGKFKLFVVQDKYQEVIFQDECQDVNSVFPVNVNQLPIVKDLIVDNPLNFAIELSGKAIYCDGSPITEGYILARNKANQSIVFPIGAQGIFNSLFFSCNKLDMLYTATDLVNNKTSEIITTSSVNNSNSTFRICENKVSSIARFSFNHIDTSYSICRVRKISNPNSPNVIFIFEYGSNGMFTEKLILERLNHPTTGNYWRLTSSSFISATYQLKEIIDDPEIFFFELGGVQMLECNLPKVIIEDQISMKKYTTDLVFFRAIIQ, encoded by the coding sequence ATGAATAAAAATATTTTATTAGTGGGTTTGCTTATTTTATTAGGCATCTCCTGTCGAAAGACGTATGAAGATATTTCGATAATCAATAATCCCGATCCTCCCAAAGTAGAAATTGAAACGAACATCATTGGTTTGGTTCAGGATCAATATGGACAAGCTGTACTCAATGCAAAAGTAAGTATTGGGAATACCATTACTTTGACTGACAAAAATGGTTATTTTCGTTTTCAAAAAGTTTATATTTCAAAAGATCAGGATTTTCTTAAAATAGAAAGCCCAAATTATTTCGTAAGCTATCAAAGTTTAGAAGGCTTACCGGGAGACCTTAGTTTTACAAGATGCATTTTAGAAGAACGTATTTTTACCAATAAATTCTCAAGTGATGCAGATGCCATCTATACTTACAATCATTTGTATGAAGTTTACATTCCAGCCGATGCGCTTATGAAATCTGATGGTAGTCTATTTCATGGAACTTACAAGGTCGCTCCAAAGTATAAGGATTCATCCATTACCCGGGAATTACAATCAGGTGTGATCGCATTGGATGAAAAAAATTCGAAAAAATTGTTACATATACAACATCATTTAGGCATTGAAGTCAGAAGTATTGAGACCGGTGAACCATTATATTTTTCAAAATCCATTCAGGTTAAATATAATATTAATACATCTCATCTTTCTCCCCTTGTACAGTCTTATAGTTTCAACACCAATGAAAGTAAGTGGAAATACAATGGTCAAGTTACAATGGAACCTAATCAATTGTCTATAATAACCAATAATCCGGAACAAATGGCAATAGGGGTAAGCTATTTATACACCACATGTGAAGGCATGGCAATGTTCAATAAAAATAATGGCATGTCTTTCTCAAGAATAGCAAACACGTTAAACGGACAATCCATTCATGTTACCAGAATTCAATATTCTGGAAAATTTAAACTATTTGTAGTTCAAGACAAATATCAGGAAGTGATATTTCAAGATGAGTGTCAAGATGTAAATAGTGTATTTCCGGTAAACGTTAATCAATTACCTATAGTAAAAGATTTAATTGTAGATAATCCATTGAATTTTGCAATTGAGTTATCAGGTAAAGCCATTTATTGTGATGGAAGTCCCATTACTGAAGGTTATATACTTGCCAGGAATAAAGCCAATCAATCTATTGTTTTTCCAATAGGAGCACAAGGTATCTTTAACTCCCTATTTTTTTCTTGTAACAAATTGGATATGCTATATACTGCTACCGATTTAGTGAATAATAAGACCAGTGAAATAATAACTACATCATCAGTTAACAATTCGAATAGTACCTTTAGAATTTGTGAGAATAAAGTTTCAAGTATAGCTCGATTTAGTTTTAATCATATTGATACTTCTTATTCAATTTGTAGGGTTAGAAAAATTTCAAATCCTAATAGTCCCAATGTTATTTTTATTTTTGAATATGGATCCAATGGAATGTTCACCGAAAAATTAATATTGGAACGTCTTAATCATCCAACGACGGGCAATTATTGGCGGTTAACTTCATCCTCCTTCATAAGCGCCACATATCAATTAAAAGAAATCATTGATGATCCTGAAATTTTCTTTTTTGAATTGGGTGGTGTTCAGATGCTAGAATGTAATTTACCCAAAGTGATTATTGAAGATCAAATTTCTATGAAAAAATATACTACGGATTTGGTTTTTTTTAGAGCCATTATTCAATAA
- a CDS encoding PKD domain-containing protein, giving the protein MVFKPHSITIKNWKLSLFLILIIHCQHSLCAQTITAPVLSYHNSDVLLKSIFKNYEIISLDIDQIKSALNQRTVHQKLDIQLGSKHWNLDLFEYDLIKADYQLRIGTDEGIITKPKPGNIKTYRISNQNAAGEMGSLTVANHFFYGFVNDGHERYFFEPLSGIDSSCTLDYLIVYKESDVKVNGNIKCGSNELKDKTPILKENDIQNRGTCIAFEVALANDFTVFTFRGDVPKTEAWCTGVLANVQTNYDNEFTVGIELNVSTIFIATSSASDPWNGINDIQVHLNQHATWANAGGYGGASYGLATAWTRKYQSGTIGYAYIGTVCGNLRYNVCSDLNAASTSRNLQAHEMGHNFSANHDAGGSPYIMAPTISGSNIWSAISITAISAHAQSRGCAGGCSTGSNPSIANFKATPTTLCVPAMSQVQFMDLSSGNPISWLWSFPGGTPSNSTLQHPLITYSNHGKFEVTLQVTNSGGINAITFLEYIDVEEKPKPSWQHTILNRELTIFPNTSQYADTYLWKFGDGGTSTDAEPKHTYANDGAYDLSLEVTNRCGTVKKTIRIFIVTKNSANFIGDVLRGCATHKVKYTNQSSTNSTSYIWEFPGGNPSSSTLKDPPVISYPNKGNFDVQLIASNSKYKDTLLRKKYIIADTIPIALFSFTPPIGPLVDFASLSINEIAYFWNFGDGQTSTEKNPSHQYKSAGIYTVILQTSNTCGISRDTQQIEIKKILSADFKVSKSLGCVPFEVNFENLSTNALSLEWKFPGGSPNTSTDINPKVYYSTSGEYDVELIIINGSDRDSIIKTHYIEVRSQPIPDFNYNVSGLQVFFTNTSLLANTYEWDFGDQSAVSFETSPIHEYQSEGIFQVKLKITNDCGTQELTKEVIVFYIPKVDFRVSSTTVCQSDEVQFYDASSKDVNSFEWQIEGATPDISTLINPIVVFNKTGNFSVKLAVKNSNGSSFVIKQNYINVVSPIYCPERPNKKKKLLNTDR; this is encoded by the coding sequence ATGGTATTTAAACCACATTCTATTACCATCAAGAATTGGAAATTGAGCTTATTCTTAATACTCATTATACATTGCCAACACTCGCTTTGTGCTCAAACCATTACAGCCCCAGTGCTTTCATACCATAATTCTGATGTCCTTTTAAAATCCATATTTAAAAACTACGAAATTATTTCTTTGGATATCGACCAAATAAAATCCGCTCTCAATCAGAGAACCGTTCATCAAAAACTCGACATTCAACTGGGATCAAAACACTGGAATCTGGATTTATTTGAATACGATTTAATCAAAGCTGATTATCAATTAAGAATTGGAACAGATGAAGGAATTATTACAAAACCAAAACCAGGAAATATTAAAACGTACCGAATATCCAATCAGAATGCTGCCGGAGAAATGGGAAGTTTAACTGTTGCAAATCATTTTTTCTATGGATTTGTGAATGATGGCCATGAACGTTATTTTTTTGAACCCTTATCTGGAATAGACTCGAGCTGCACCTTGGATTATTTGATTGTGTATAAAGAATCTGATGTTAAAGTAAATGGAAATATTAAATGTGGCAGCAATGAATTAAAAGACAAAACACCGATCTTAAAAGAAAATGATATTCAAAATCGTGGTACCTGCATCGCATTTGAGGTAGCTCTAGCGAATGATTTTACCGTATTTACTTTTCGTGGTGATGTACCCAAAACTGAAGCCTGGTGCACTGGTGTATTGGCTAATGTTCAAACCAATTACGATAATGAATTCACAGTCGGTATAGAATTAAATGTTTCTACAATTTTTATTGCCACTTCATCTGCAAGTGATCCATGGAATGGCATTAATGATATTCAGGTTCATTTAAATCAACATGCTACTTGGGCAAATGCAGGTGGTTATGGTGGGGCGTCCTATGGTCTTGCAACTGCCTGGACCAGAAAATATCAAAGCGGAACTATAGGCTATGCCTATATAGGTACAGTCTGTGGTAATCTCAGATATAATGTATGTAGCGATCTCAATGCAGCTTCTACCAGCAGAAATCTCCAGGCCCACGAGATGGGTCACAATTTTAGTGCGAATCACGATGCTGGCGGTTCTCCGTATATTATGGCACCTACGATAAGTGGTTCGAATATCTGGTCTGCAATATCTATAACAGCGATTAGTGCACATGCTCAATCCAGAGGATGTGCAGGAGGTTGTAGCACGGGCTCCAATCCATCCATTGCAAATTTCAAAGCCACACCAACAACACTGTGTGTTCCAGCTATGAGTCAAGTACAATTTATGGATCTTTCTTCAGGTAATCCCATTAGTTGGCTTTGGTCTTTTCCAGGTGGAACACCAAGCAATTCTACTTTGCAACATCCATTAATTACCTACAGCAACCATGGAAAATTCGAAGTAACACTACAAGTTACTAATTCCGGTGGTATCAATGCCATTACTTTTTTGGAATATATTGATGTTGAAGAAAAACCAAAACCATCCTGGCAACACACCATTTTAAATCGGGAATTAACTATATTTCCAAATACTTCACAGTACGCGGATACCTATTTGTGGAAATTCGGAGATGGTGGGACTTCAACAGATGCCGAACCGAAACATACCTATGCTAATGATGGTGCATATGATCTTAGCTTAGAAGTTACCAATCGCTGTGGCACCGTTAAAAAAACGATACGCATTTTTATAGTTACAAAAAATTCAGCAAATTTTATTGGTGATGTTTTACGCGGTTGTGCAACACACAAAGTTAAATATACGAACCAATCATCAACGAATTCCACAAGCTATATATGGGAATTCCCGGGAGGAAATCCTTCTAGTTCTACTTTAAAAGATCCTCCTGTCATTAGCTATCCGAATAAAGGAAATTTTGATGTACAATTAATCGCAAGTAATTCAAAATATAAAGATACGCTTTTAAGAAAAAAATATATTATAGCAGACACCATTCCCATAGCCTTATTCTCATTTACTCCTCCAATAGGTCCTTTAGTTGATTTTGCAAGTTTATCTATAAATGAAATAGCTTATTTTTGGAATTTCGGTGATGGTCAAACAAGTACTGAAAAAAATCCAAGCCACCAATATAAATCTGCTGGTATTTATACTGTGATTCTCCAGACTTCTAACACATGCGGCATAAGCCGAGATACACAACAAATTGAAATCAAAAAAATATTAAGTGCTGATTTCAAAGTTTCCAAATCTTTAGGCTGTGTACCATTCGAAGTTAACTTTGAAAATTTGTCCACCAATGCTCTTTCTCTGGAATGGAAATTCCCGGGAGGTAGTCCAAACACAAGTACAGATATTAATCCTAAAGTCTACTATTCTACATCCGGGGAATACGATGTAGAACTTATAATAATAAATGGATCTGATCGAGATTCCATCATTAAAACTCATTATATAGAAGTACGATCACAACCCATCCCGGATTTCAATTACAATGTCAGCGGACTTCAGGTATTTTTTACTAACACTTCTTTATTAGCAAACACTTACGAATGGGATTTTGGAGATCAATCTGCTGTCAGCTTTGAGACCTCTCCAATACATGAATATCAATCTGAAGGTATATTTCAAGTCAAACTAAAAATAACTAATGATTGTGGTACTCAGGAATTAACAAAAGAAGTCATTGTATTCTATATTCCCAAAGTAGATTTTAGGGTAAGTTCTACTACGGTATGTCAAAGTGATGAAGTTCAATTCTATGACGCATCATCTAAAGATGTAAATTCATTTGAATGGCAGATTGAAGGTGCTACACCAGATATTTCCACTTTAATAAATCCAATAGTGGTATTTAATAAAACCGGCAACTTTAGTGTAAAGCTTGCCGTAAAGAATTCAAATGGATCTAGTTTCGTAATTAAGCAAAATTACATTAATGTTGTTTCACCGATATATTGCCCGGAGCGCCCTAATAAAAAGAAGAAATTGCTGAATACAGATCGATGA
- a CDS encoding methyltransferase domain-containing protein: MIEYLDYQFQDTPEFINTFDELPLWSASFGLLLFKHLELKPNLSVLDIGSGAGFPLMELAARLGNSCMCYGLDPWIHANQRAQQKIINYQLTNVKLIAASAEKIPLADSSIDLIVSNLGINNFEQPDLVFTECYRVLKSNGRIVLTTNISGHWKEFYDLFEQVLIEKNLHSIIPELHQHIEHRGNLDSICSLFTNNGFSVTRHFEESFEMHFLNGSAFLNHYFIKLGWLDSWRQLIPETERITFFSALELLLNEYSKLNHGLKLTVPMLYIEGIKRE, from the coding sequence ATGATTGAATACTTAGATTATCAATTCCAGGACACCCCAGAATTTATCAATACCTTCGATGAACTCCCGCTTTGGAGTGCTTCATTTGGCCTCTTATTATTTAAACACCTGGAACTCAAACCGAATCTATCCGTACTGGATATCGGCTCAGGGGCAGGTTTTCCATTGATGGAACTAGCTGCAAGATTAGGCAATTCCTGCATGTGTTATGGCCTCGATCCATGGATTCATGCCAATCAACGAGCACAACAAAAAATAATAAACTATCAACTGACCAATGTTAAGTTGATTGCAGCTTCAGCAGAGAAAATTCCTCTGGCTGATAGCAGTATTGATTTAATCGTTTCAAATCTGGGCATTAATAATTTTGAACAACCTGATCTTGTTTTTACTGAATGCTATCGTGTATTAAAATCCAATGGAAGGATCGTTTTGACCACAAATATCTCCGGTCACTGGAAGGAATTCTATGACTTATTCGAGCAGGTCCTTATAGAAAAAAATCTTCATTCCATTATTCCTGAATTACACCAACATATAGAGCATAGAGGAAATCTTGATTCCATATGTTCTCTATTTACCAACAATGGATTCTCAGTAACCAGACATTTCGAAGAATCTTTTGAGATGCATTTTTTAAATGGTAGCGCTTTTTTAAATCATTACTTTATAAAGCTTGGATGGCTGGATTCCTGGAGACAATTAATTCCCGAAACTGAAAGAATAACTTTTTTTTCTGCATTAGAGCTTTTGTTAAATGAGTATTCCAAATTGAATCATGGATTGAAATTAACCGTTCCCATGTTGTATATTGAAGGGATAAAAAGGGAGTAA
- a CDS encoding T9SS type A sorting domain-containing protein, producing MISLKPLVSFILILIGLSNIYAQNPNALESIIHAEQANYTRNHNTVDQSLMSTANNKSDIKYTRMHWEVDPAVSYIKGEVMTIFQPIENVQNLDFDFSEALTMDSVKYHDNSLKYTITGDQIQVHFPSTLLHGSTDSLTFYYHGKPTSTGFGSFIVDEHAGTPVLWTLSEPYGAREWWPCKQSLNDKIDSIDVYITNPVAYKAASNGLLINESIANGKITAHWKHRYPIAAYLICMAVTNYEVFTEFAPFGNQTTTILNYVYPENLEDAKAGVAQNVTHMQLYDQLFGMYPFQNEKYGHAQFGWGGGMEHQTMTFVTSYGYELLAHELAHHWFGDKVTCGSWQDIWLNEGFATYLSGLCYQYLLPEYWLPFKQQRIATITSQPGGSVFVTDTSSVNRIFSGRLTYAKGAMILHQLRWICGDSIFFKGIRNYINDLAIAYSYAKTSDLKRHLETVSGKNLTGYFADWFTGQGYPSYQVSWSQDITQTIHVKLNQTQSHGSVDFFEMPVPLKINGPTGQSITIVLDNTFNGQNFSQQINFPIASVEFDPELWLITKDNTISFVVGVDPLNSDGYSLNIEPNPIQNGILQTIIESPTEQIIQSTIESIDGKIMMNKLVSIESGKTSKQFDVTGFPCGTYSLQLKTKQGSLTKKFVIH from the coding sequence ATGATATCTTTAAAACCGCTTGTTTCCTTTATTTTGATTTTAATCGGATTGAGCAATATATATGCCCAAAATCCTAATGCTCTTGAAAGTATTATTCATGCGGAACAAGCCAATTACACCAGGAATCACAATACTGTGGATCAATCCTTGATGTCTACCGCCAATAATAAATCTGACATTAAATATACTCGGATGCATTGGGAGGTAGATCCTGCGGTCTCATACATTAAAGGTGAAGTCATGACGATATTCCAACCCATTGAAAATGTTCAGAATCTGGATTTTGATTTTTCTGAAGCATTGACTATGGATAGTGTTAAATATCATGATAATTCGTTAAAATATACCATTACAGGAGATCAAATACAAGTTCATTTTCCTTCAACATTATTACATGGATCAACTGATAGTTTGACTTTTTATTATCATGGAAAACCAACGAGCACGGGCTTTGGATCTTTCATCGTTGACGAACACGCCGGAACGCCTGTATTATGGACCCTTTCAGAGCCTTACGGTGCTAGAGAATGGTGGCCTTGCAAACAATCTTTAAATGATAAAATAGATTCCATAGATGTGTACATTACCAATCCCGTAGCATATAAAGCGGCTAGTAATGGATTACTCATCAATGAATCCATTGCAAATGGCAAGATAACAGCCCACTGGAAACATAGATATCCCATAGCAGCTTATTTGATATGTATGGCGGTAACCAACTATGAAGTTTTTACGGAGTTTGCTCCCTTTGGAAATCAAACTACTACTATATTGAATTATGTATATCCTGAAAACCTTGAAGATGCTAAAGCAGGTGTTGCTCAAAATGTTACTCACATGCAATTGTATGACCAATTATTCGGGATGTATCCTTTTCAAAATGAAAAATATGGTCATGCTCAATTTGGTTGGGGTGGAGGAATGGAACACCAGACCATGACTTTCGTTACCAGTTATGGTTATGAACTTTTAGCACATGAATTGGCCCATCACTGGTTTGGTGATAAAGTCACTTGTGGCTCATGGCAGGATATCTGGCTAAATGAAGGATTTGCTACCTATTTGAGTGGATTGTGCTATCAATATTTACTTCCTGAATATTGGTTGCCATTCAAACAACAACGCATTGCTACTATAACAAGTCAACCGGGAGGATCGGTATTTGTAACAGATACTTCCAGCGTTAATCGTATTTTTTCAGGGCGCCTTACCTATGCTAAGGGAGCTATGATATTACATCAACTGAGATGGATCTGTGGTGACAGTATATTTTTTAAAGGAATTAGAAATTATATCAATGATCTGGCTATTGCATATAGTTATGCAAAAACTTCAGACTTAAAAAGACATCTTGAAACTGTTTCCGGAAAAAATTTAACCGGGTATTTTGCAGATTGGTTCACCGGCCAGGGTTACCCATCATATCAGGTCAGTTGGTCACAAGATATTACTCAAACCATACATGTTAAATTGAATCAAACCCAATCACATGGTTCCGTAGATTTCTTTGAAATGCCTGTGCCACTTAAAATAAACGGGCCTACTGGACAGTCCATTACAATAGTTTTGGACAACACATTTAATGGCCAAAATTTTTCACAACAGATTAATTTTCCAATTGCATCCGTTGAGTTTGATCCCGAATTATGGTTAATAACTAAGGATAATACCATTTCGTTTGTTGTAGGAGTTGATCCTCTAAATTCGGATGGATATTCATTAAATATAGAACCCAATCCTATCCAAAACGGAATACTTCAAACCATCATCGAATCTCCAACAGAACAAATCATTCAATCAACCATTGAATCCATTGATGGTAAAATCATGATGAACAAATTAGTATCCATAGAATCAGGCAAAACATCCAAGCAATTCGATGTAACAGGATTTCCTTGCGGCACGTATTCCTTACAATTAAAAACCAAACAAGGATCCTTGACTAAGAAATTTGTGATTCATTAG
- a CDS encoding T9SS type A sorting domain-containing protein, with the protein MKNLLSTLLFIFSFIGFNNFGLSQCVPESVDNCDDSNILCSLDELNGYTCSNPNYSNPTGCSPLCPSGGGSHNTAWWGFVTDGGAVTITITYSNCSVNGTGVQMGIWGDCDCAESVACNPNCTGPGQFTIQANLTACKNYYLFVDGCSGDVCDFSIQTSGGSQPEIKPLGKINNDDDRFITTCAGNCNNKFKVAGEEAGCEPNYEWTLDGQLVGSSTNEIDLDFQDTGEFTLCVVSYIGNLKSHSLCSQQGPQCATIQVINRLDSIMENKHLCPSELPYVWFNQKITKEGSYTIMLNDQNCCATSAILNLTIEPQNPPVTINYFNCDQMIYQDPTNHVLYPGCNKELKVIFPDGDSLTCDSFYILNTISPKVDCQWIESCDSNYVSIIPQLMISGVCDADITKKEFKWYRQSDSAHTMISHDSILRVNQSDIYCLQYDYRVQLDQLSVDCSQTFCDTFNDATYFPKFIIVGDLTVENGKLGSYTFKITNGSSTNIKKIKWNVSGSRFIFMDPIDSTKIYVSWDSTTTDKKICLTIESVCFTSPEICTDVIIDYGVAVRDINIDNVSIYPVPNNGQFVIVGLPYAERTKIEIISLNGKKYFDNIYSMDDGKISIDLFGLGIPNATYFIRITQNKKSFTKKLILMND; encoded by the coding sequence ATGAAAAATCTTCTATCAACGCTATTATTTATTTTCAGTTTTATTGGTTTCAATAATTTTGGCTTATCTCAATGTGTTCCAGAGTCTGTGGACAATTGTGATGATTCCAACATTTTGTGTTCATTAGATGAATTGAATGGATATACTTGTTCAAACCCAAATTATAGCAATCCTACTGGGTGTTCTCCGCTTTGTCCTTCAGGAGGTGGATCCCATAATACGGCTTGGTGGGGATTTGTAACTGATGGTGGGGCGGTTACAATAACCATAACATATTCTAACTGTTCTGTCAATGGCACTGGTGTCCAAATGGGGATTTGGGGCGATTGTGATTGCGCAGAATCAGTAGCATGTAATCCTAATTGTACAGGACCTGGCCAATTCACCATTCAAGCTAATCTTACAGCTTGTAAAAATTATTATTTGTTTGTGGATGGCTGTAGTGGTGATGTTTGCGATTTTTCAATTCAAACTTCTGGAGGATCACAACCAGAAATTAAACCCTTGGGTAAAATAAATAATGACGACGACCGCTTTATTACTACCTGCGCTGGCAATTGTAATAATAAATTTAAAGTGGCTGGTGAAGAAGCGGGTTGTGAACCCAATTATGAATGGACCCTAGATGGTCAACTCGTAGGTTCTTCAACAAACGAAATCGATTTGGATTTTCAAGATACAGGAGAATTTACTTTATGTGTAGTAAGTTATATTGGTAATCTTAAGAGTCATTCCTTATGCAGTCAGCAAGGTCCTCAATGTGCAACCATTCAAGTTATTAATAGACTGGATTCTATAATGGAAAATAAGCATTTATGTCCTTCAGAATTACCCTATGTTTGGTTTAATCAAAAAATAACTAAGGAAGGCAGTTATACCATAATGCTGAATGATCAGAATTGTTGTGCTACGTCTGCAATATTGAATTTAACAATAGAACCACAAAATCCTCCGGTGACAATAAATTATTTTAATTGTGATCAAATGATTTATCAAGACCCTACAAATCATGTTCTTTATCCAGGATGCAATAAGGAATTAAAAGTAATTTTTCCAGATGGGGATTCTTTGACTTGTGATAGTTTTTATATTTTGAATACCATTAGCCCTAAGGTTGATTGTCAATGGATCGAATCATGCGATTCTAATTATGTAAGTATCATACCACAATTAATGATATCGGGCGTATGTGATGCTGATATTACAAAGAAAGAATTTAAATGGTATCGGCAATCAGATTCTGCTCATACTATGATCAGTCATGATAGTATACTCAGGGTTAATCAAAGCGATATCTACTGTTTGCAATACGATTATCGGGTCCAATTAGATCAACTCAGTGTTGATTGTTCTCAAACATTTTGTGATACGTTTAATGATGCTACTTATTTTCCAAAATTTATTATTGTTGGTGATTTAACAGTAGAAAATGGTAAATTAGGAAGTTATACCTTCAAAATAACCAATGGTTCATCAACTAATATTAAAAAAATCAAATGGAATGTTTCTGGTAGTCGGTTTATTTTTATGGATCCAATTGATAGTACGAAAATATATGTATCATGGGATTCAACGACAACAGACAAAAAAATATGTCTTACCATAGAATCCGTATGCTTTACTTCCCCAGAGATTTGTACAGATGTCATTATTGATTATGGTGTTGCGGTTCGTGATATAAATATCGATAATGTAAGCATATATCCTGTACCCAACAATGGTCAATTTGTTATTGTTGGATTGCCATATGCAGAAAGGACGAAGATCGAAATCATCTCACTGAATGGAAAAAAATATTTTGATAACATTTATTCGATGGATGATGGCAAAATTTCAATTGATTTGTTTGGACTTGGAATACCTAACGCTACTTACTTTATAAGAATAACTCAGAATAAAAAGTCATTTACAAAAAAATTAATATTGATGAATGATTAA
- a CDS encoding sigma-70 family RNA polymerase sigma factor, which yields MISQSELKSIIKACLDHDARAQRKIFDMTSEKINQTCKRYSSDPEEVRDLFQETYIKVFKHLDQYDVSKGELNAWVYRIAKNCILTHFKSKKIQYVELDQYDLEEKGHIHEDLDLIHQEEILKEIQKMPDGYRIILNLFVFEHLSHHEIAEALQIQESTSRSQLVRARAYLKNKLETLYSTKYEKFII from the coding sequence ATGATATCTCAATCTGAATTAAAATCCATAATTAAAGCTTGTTTGGACCATGATGCAAGGGCCCAAAGAAAGATCTTTGATATGACTTCAGAAAAGATTAATCAAACTTGTAAAAGGTATAGTTCAGATCCTGAAGAAGTTCGGGACTTATTTCAGGAGACCTATATTAAGGTATTTAAACATCTCGATCAATATGATGTCTCTAAAGGTGAATTGAATGCATGGGTATATCGAATTGCAAAAAATTGTATTCTCACTCATTTTAAGTCCAAAAAAATTCAATACGTCGAATTGGATCAATATGATCTTGAAGAGAAGGGACATATTCATGAAGACCTTGATCTGATCCATCAAGAAGAAATATTGAAAGAAATTCAAAAAATGCCTGATGGATATAGAATCATATTAAATTTATTTGTCTTTGAACATTTAAGTCATCATGAAATTGCAGAAGCATTACAGATTCAGGAAAGTACTTCGAGGTCTCAATTGGTTAGGGCTCGTGCTTATTTAAAAAATAAATTAGAAACACTTTATTCTACAAAATATGAAAAATTCATTATTTGA